A stretch of Lactuca sativa cultivar Salinas chromosome 6, Lsat_Salinas_v11, whole genome shotgun sequence DNA encodes these proteins:
- the LOC111882999 gene encoding F-box protein SKIP31 gives MTVSEDEDEHLAHFLESEVLSEISDQEDARSEKEEVRQPKRLRMEQNGGVNNRVINPRRIDDGFFSRIPPELFPHILKFLSSEDLASCSLVCRFLNFASSDESLWRRLYCMRWGILPPTKTLRDRAWKKLYIQRDEEDMVEFVRNCPNEFKEYYIQMQVAKRSQAPLPCQLKDDWMILDKSVADQVSIWKKSKGLTDKVFSDHNCSGETCSYYQIGDVFVCETTGYVHVCDDTCKDVVLDPENELLVCTISGHCFDRLLSPSETGDMEEQQQVGVTDEAEPFMGSGRFARAYQLGYNCEDEKELEACLRFC, from the exons ATGACCGTTTCAGAAGATGAAGACGAACATCTAGCTCATTTTTTAGAATCCGAAGTTCTTTCAGAGATCTCCGATCAG GAAGATGCAAGATCAGAGAAAGAGGAAGTGCGACAGCCGAAGCGGCTTCGGATGGAGCAAAATGGTGGCGTGAATAACAGAGTAATAAATCCAAGGAGGATAGATGATGGTTTCTTCAGCAGGATTCCTCCAGAGCTCTTCCCTCATATCCTCAAGTTTCTCTCCTCTGAG GATCTTGCTTCATGCTCATTGGTCTGTAGATTCCTAAACTTCGCATCTTCAGATGAATCTTTATGGCGTCGCCT ATACTGTATGCGGTGGGGAATCTTGCCACCAACAAAAACCTTGCGTGATCGTGCTTGGAAGAAGCTTTATATTCAG CGTGATGAAGAAGACATGGTTGAGTTTGTTAGAAACTGCCCGAATGAGTTCAAAGAGTACTACATCCAAATGCAAGTAGCAAAGagaagtcaagcacctctccctTGTCAG TTGAAAGATGACTGGATGATTCTAGACAAGTCTGTTGCTGATCAAGTCTCAATATGGAAGAAGAGCAAAGGACTAACAGACAAGGTGTTCTCTGATCACAATTGTTCAGGAGAAACCTGTTCTTACTATCAAATTGGAGATGTTTTTGTTTGTGAGACTACTGGATATGTTCATG TGTGTGATGATACTTGCAAGGATGTTGTCCTTGATCCAGAAAATGAGCTCTTGGTTTGTACAATTTCTGGCCATTGTTTTGACCGATTGCTTTCTCCATCTGAAACTGGAGATATG GAAGAACAGCAACAAGTTGGTGTCACTGATGAAGCAGAACCATTCATGGGATCGGGCCGTTTTG